In Odontesthes bonariensis isolate fOdoBon6 chromosome 20, fOdoBon6.hap1, whole genome shotgun sequence, a genomic segment contains:
- the LOC142370268 gene encoding uncharacterized protein LOC142370268 isoform X2, with translation MSHNKISLFIFGNGRSLKKALISNILGKDISVLSRRNILKNTCSYEDDTHQFICTPDLNVESEDMRELFSMNPHPDMCLLVVERGSSPEDVRRQIDHLKEKTRKPANDFRVVLPPGHTTTQFYPIKTYTFDKLMKKLKELKSARMRPSSFEGYTSCFGHKQPHTGSQPHTWSHSNTNQKISVIILGNGEYLKQNLISFITGKDISAMSKKENVKNPKRFENDMYEFTYTTESKEGDDEIREMFSENPNPDMCLVPVKEGFDPEEVWNQIDNMCKTTGKPTEEFIVVLPQGQTDNCYPFKSYTREELLRKLDEYRQLEANNKKSDDLPESQTAEETDKEVTGEPAVNLVLLGMAGTGKSACGNTILMDNRFTSRVSSKPVTTECQMAEKQINGINVRVIDTPDIFDDDIESSVKKENVKKCKQLCESGPCVYLLVMHVSRFTEGKRDILTKLERAFGSRVKEQTIIVFTRGDDLHRAGMSLESFLGTFPPNLKNIVDKCGRRCVLFENSSSHSGQVDMLMAQVKSMLKQ, from the exons ATGTCTCATA ATAAGATTTCACTCTTCATCTTTGGAAATGGCAGATCTTTGAAGAAAGCCCTAATAAGCAACATTCTAGGAAAAGATATATCTGTACTATCCAGAAGAAATATTCTGAAAAACACCTGCTCATACGAAGATGATACACATCAGTTTATATGTACACCAGATCTGAATGTAGAATCTGAGGACATGAGAGAATTATTTTCTATGAATCCACATCCTGACATGTGCCTGTTGGTGGTAGAAAGGGGGAGTTCACCAGAAGATGTGAGGAGGCAAATagatcatttaaaagaaaaaacaaggaaaCCTGCAAATGACTTCAGAGTTGTGCTGCCACCTGGACATACAACCACACAGTTTTACCCCATCAAAACCTACACCTTCGACAAACTGATGAAAAAACTGAAAGAGCTGAAGTCAGCCAGAATGAG ACCATCATCTTTTGAGGGTTATACCAGTTGCTTTGGGCACAAACAACCCCATACTGGGAGCCAACCCCATACTTGGAGCCACTCAAACACAA ACCAGAAGATTTCAGTCATCATCCTGGGAAATGGAGAGTATTTGAAACAAAACCTGATATCCTTTATAACAGGGAAAGACATTTCTGCAatgtccaaaaaagaaaatgtgaaaaatcccaagagatttgaaaatgatATGTATGAGTTTACATATACAACAGAATCAAAGGAAGGAGATGATGagataagagaaatgttttctGAGAATCCCAACCCTGACATGTGCTTGGTCCCGGTAAAAGAGGGGTTTGATCCAGAAGAAGTGTGGAACCAAATTGATAATATGTGCAAAACAACTGGAAAACCTACAGAGGAGTTCATAGTTGTGCTTCCACAAGGACAAACAGACAACTGTTACCCATTTAAATCCTACACCAGGGAGGAGCTACTCAGGAAACTGGATGAGTACAGACAATTGGAGGCAAACAACAAAAA GTCTGATGACCTTCCTGAGTCACAAACGGCAGAAGAGACTGATAAGGAAGTGACAG GAGAGCCGGCTGTGAACCTTGTTCTGCTGGGAATGGCCGGAACCGGAAAGAGTGCATGTGGAAACACAATCCTGATGGATAACCGCTTCACTTCAAGAGTCAGTTCAAAGCCGGTTACAACAGAGTGTCAGATGGCAGAAAAACAGATAAATGGGATAAACGTGCGAGTGATTGATACACCAGACATCTTTGATGATGACATTGAATCATCtgttaaaaaggaaaatgtgaaaaagtgcAAACAGCTCTGTGAATCAGGTCCTTGTGTGTACCTACTTGTGATGCACGTTAGCAGAtttacagaaggaaaaagagacatcCTGACAAAGTTAGAACGAGCTTTTGGGAGCAGAGTTAAAGAACAAACCATCATCGTGTTCACTCGTGGTGACGACCTGCACCGTGCAGGAATGAGCTTGGAATCTTTTTTGGGTACCTTTCCACCAAACCTGAAAAATATTGTTGACAAGTGTGGTAGAAGGTGTGTTCTGTTTGAGAACAGCAGCTCACATTCAGGTCAGGTTGACATGCTTATGGCACAAgtgaaaagcatgttaaaacaataa
- the LOC142370268 gene encoding uncharacterized protein LOC142370268 isoform X1, translated as MSHNKISLFIFGNGRSLKKALISNILGKDISVLSRRNILKNTCSYEDDTHQFICTPDLNVESEDMRELFSMNPHPDMCLLVVERGSSPEDVRRQIDHLKEKTRKPANDFRVVLPPGHTTTQFYPIKTYTFDKLMKKLKELKSARMRPSSFEGYTSCFGHKQPHTGSQPHTWSHSNTNQKISVIILGNGEYLKQNLISFITGKDISAMSKKENVKNPKRFENDMYEFTYTTESKEGDDEIREMFSENPNPDMCLVPVKEGFDPEEVWNQIDNMCKTTGKPTEEFIVVLPQGQTDNCYPFKSYTREELLRKLDEYRQLEANNKKSDDLPESQTAEETDKEVTGCRNRKENFTRPKKRQKREPAVNLVLLGMAGTGKSACGNTILMDNRFTSRVSSKPVTTECQMAEKQINGINVRVIDTPDIFDDDIESSVKKENVKKCKQLCESGPCVYLLVMHVSRFTEGKRDILTKLERAFGSRVKEQTIIVFTRGDDLHRAGMSLESFLGTFPPNLKNIVDKCGRRCVLFENSSSHSGQVDMLMAQVKSMLKQ; from the exons ATGTCTCATA ATAAGATTTCACTCTTCATCTTTGGAAATGGCAGATCTTTGAAGAAAGCCCTAATAAGCAACATTCTAGGAAAAGATATATCTGTACTATCCAGAAGAAATATTCTGAAAAACACCTGCTCATACGAAGATGATACACATCAGTTTATATGTACACCAGATCTGAATGTAGAATCTGAGGACATGAGAGAATTATTTTCTATGAATCCACATCCTGACATGTGCCTGTTGGTGGTAGAAAGGGGGAGTTCACCAGAAGATGTGAGGAGGCAAATagatcatttaaaagaaaaaacaaggaaaCCTGCAAATGACTTCAGAGTTGTGCTGCCACCTGGACATACAACCACACAGTTTTACCCCATCAAAACCTACACCTTCGACAAACTGATGAAAAAACTGAAAGAGCTGAAGTCAGCCAGAATGAG ACCATCATCTTTTGAGGGTTATACCAGTTGCTTTGGGCACAAACAACCCCATACTGGGAGCCAACCCCATACTTGGAGCCACTCAAACACAA ACCAGAAGATTTCAGTCATCATCCTGGGAAATGGAGAGTATTTGAAACAAAACCTGATATCCTTTATAACAGGGAAAGACATTTCTGCAatgtccaaaaaagaaaatgtgaaaaatcccaagagatttgaaaatgatATGTATGAGTTTACATATACAACAGAATCAAAGGAAGGAGATGATGagataagagaaatgttttctGAGAATCCCAACCCTGACATGTGCTTGGTCCCGGTAAAAGAGGGGTTTGATCCAGAAGAAGTGTGGAACCAAATTGATAATATGTGCAAAACAACTGGAAAACCTACAGAGGAGTTCATAGTTGTGCTTCCACAAGGACAAACAGACAACTGTTACCCATTTAAATCCTACACCAGGGAGGAGCTACTCAGGAAACTGGATGAGTACAGACAATTGGAGGCAAACAACAAAAA GTCTGATGACCTTCCTGAGTCACAAACGGCAGAAGAGACTGATAAGGAAGTGACAG GTTGcagaaatagaaaagaaaacttCACTCGTCCCAAGAAGCGTCAAAAAA GAGAGCCGGCTGTGAACCTTGTTCTGCTGGGAATGGCCGGAACCGGAAAGAGTGCATGTGGAAACACAATCCTGATGGATAACCGCTTCACTTCAAGAGTCAGTTCAAAGCCGGTTACAACAGAGTGTCAGATGGCAGAAAAACAGATAAATGGGATAAACGTGCGAGTGATTGATACACCAGACATCTTTGATGATGACATTGAATCATCtgttaaaaaggaaaatgtgaaaaagtgcAAACAGCTCTGTGAATCAGGTCCTTGTGTGTACCTACTTGTGATGCACGTTAGCAGAtttacagaaggaaaaagagacatcCTGACAAAGTTAGAACGAGCTTTTGGGAGCAGAGTTAAAGAACAAACCATCATCGTGTTCACTCGTGGTGACGACCTGCACCGTGCAGGAATGAGCTTGGAATCTTTTTTGGGTACCTTTCCACCAAACCTGAAAAATATTGTTGACAAGTGTGGTAGAAGGTGTGTTCTGTTTGAGAACAGCAGCTCACATTCAGGTCAGGTTGACATGCTTATGGCACAAgtgaaaagcatgttaaaacaataa